A single region of the Triticum dicoccoides isolate Atlit2015 ecotype Zavitan chromosome 2B, WEW_v2.0, whole genome shotgun sequence genome encodes:
- the LOC119368720 gene encoding uncharacterized protein LOC119368720, which produces MASGGGKVTALSWAAAMSVGAGAGTVEALKGRHAGLCRWKYHALPCVQQHTGTAVAGNGKTMAAPAAGGAAARRRKARKEEEEEELRTVMYLSNWGPNN; this is translated from the coding sequence ATGGCGAGCGGCGGGGGCAAGGTGACCGCTTTGTCCTGGGCGGCGGCGATGAgcgtgggcgcgggcgcgggcacGGTGGAGGCGCTCAAGGGGCGGCACGCCGGGCTGTGCCGCTGGAAATACCACGCGCTCCCGTGCGTCCAGCAGCACACCGGCACCGCGGTCGCCGGGAACGGCAAGACCATGGCGGCGCCCGCTGCCGGCGGGGccgcggcgaggaggaggaaggcgaggaaggaggaggaggaggaggagctccggacaGTCATGTACCTCAGTAACTGGGGACCGAACAATTAG